A genomic window from Cutibacterium acnes includes:
- the lepB gene encoding signal peptidase I produces MADDYRARRAANGDTRDSDDATARGEQASGWQRFRSGAIEVVLIVVGALIISAVLRGFVAQMFVIPSKSMQNTLQVGDRVIAVKAADFHRGDVVVFKDTEHWLPAAQDRRSVPGQILEFVGLLPNKSSNYLIKRVIGMPGDTVACCNVNGQVTVNGKALDERSYLYSENGEMVKPSAMEFRVTVPRGRMFVLGDHRNASGDSRYHLQDLDPGEYTGAPAFVPLDDVVGPAKAILMPLNRIEGLGTPDIFRGIPDRSSSAPGKARICVGNACCPK; encoded by the coding sequence GTGGCGGATGACTACCGGGCGAGGCGGGCTGCAAACGGCGACACCAGGGACTCTGACGATGCAACAGCACGTGGGGAACAGGCGTCTGGGTGGCAGCGCTTTCGGTCGGGGGCGATCGAAGTTGTTCTCATCGTCGTTGGTGCCCTCATCATCTCAGCTGTGCTGCGTGGTTTCGTCGCTCAGATGTTTGTCATCCCGTCGAAGTCTATGCAAAACACCTTGCAGGTGGGCGACCGCGTGATCGCGGTGAAAGCCGCCGATTTTCATCGGGGCGACGTCGTCGTGTTCAAAGACACCGAACATTGGCTACCTGCTGCCCAGGATCGCCGCTCTGTTCCAGGACAGATCCTCGAATTCGTCGGGTTGTTGCCTAACAAGAGCTCGAACTACCTCATTAAGCGAGTGATCGGCATGCCTGGGGACACCGTTGCCTGCTGCAACGTCAACGGCCAGGTGACCGTCAACGGTAAGGCGCTTGACGAGCGGTCATACCTGTACTCCGAAAATGGTGAAATGGTTAAACCCTCGGCGATGGAATTCCGGGTCACTGTTCCTCGGGGGCGGATGTTCGTCTTGGGGGACCATCGCAATGCCTCGGGTGACTCGCGCTATCACCTCCAAGACCTTGATCCGGGTGAGTATACGGGCGCTCCTGCGTTTGTGCCGCTCGATGACGTCGTTGGGCCGGCAAAGGCCATTCTCATGCCTCTCAATCGCATTGAGGGACTGGGGACTCCTGACATTTTCCGAGGAATCCCGGATAGGTCGTCGTCAGCTCCAGGCAAGGCGCGCATCTGCGTCGGTAACGCGTGCTGCCCTAAGTGA
- the rplS gene encoding 50S ribosomal protein L19: protein MSNIIDEIDKASMRDDIPEFRPGDSVKVHVKVVEGSRTRVQVFSGIVISRTGGGVQESFTVRKLSFGTGVERTFPLHSPIIDKIEVDRHGAVRRAKLYYLRGRRGKAAKIKERGSAR, encoded by the coding sequence ATGAGCAACATCATCGACGAGATCGACAAGGCCTCGATGCGCGACGACATCCCCGAGTTCCGTCCTGGCGACTCGGTGAAGGTCCACGTCAAGGTTGTTGAGGGTAGCCGTACCCGTGTGCAGGTCTTCTCCGGGATCGTCATCTCGCGTACCGGTGGTGGCGTCCAGGAGTCCTTTACCGTCCGCAAGCTGAGCTTCGGGACCGGTGTTGAGCGTACCTTCCCGCTGCATTCCCCGATCATTGACAAGATCGAGGTTGATCGCCACGGTGCGGTCCGTCGCGCCAAGCTGTACTACCTGCGCGGCCGGCGTGGCAAGGCGGCCAAGATTAAGGAGAGGGGCTCAGCTCGCTGA
- a CDS encoding succinate dehydrogenase/fumarate reductase iron-sulfur subunit: MKINLRIWRQRNSKDQGRLVEYTLDGVSGDMSFLEMLDMLNENLTAQGEEPVAFDSDCREGICGQCGIVINGVPHGGMGVAQPVRTTTCQLHMRSFADGSTITIEPWKSGAFPILRDLIVDRSALDRVIQAGGYVSVNTGAAPDAHAVQVNKKRSDRSFDAATCIGCGACVAACPNGSSMLFTSAKITHLAMLPQGQPERMRRVEAMAAQNDAEGFGGCTNIGECASVCPKGIPLESISQLNRDLIASLFKHDGKDD, from the coding sequence GTGAAGATCAACCTGCGAATCTGGCGTCAGCGCAATTCCAAGGATCAGGGCCGCCTCGTCGAGTACACCCTGGACGGTGTTTCCGGTGATATGTCCTTCCTTGAGATGTTGGACATGCTCAACGAGAACCTCACCGCTCAGGGTGAAGAGCCCGTCGCATTTGACTCGGACTGCCGCGAGGGTATTTGCGGTCAGTGCGGCATCGTCATCAATGGTGTGCCGCACGGTGGTATGGGTGTTGCCCAGCCGGTGCGTACCACTACGTGTCAGCTGCACATGCGCTCCTTCGCCGATGGCTCGACCATCACGATCGAGCCATGGAAGTCGGGTGCCTTCCCGATTCTGCGTGACCTTATCGTGGATCGCTCGGCCCTTGACCGCGTCATCCAGGCTGGCGGCTATGTCTCGGTGAACACCGGTGCTGCCCCGGACGCTCACGCTGTTCAGGTCAACAAGAAGCGCTCTGACCGCTCCTTCGACGCCGCTACCTGCATCGGTTGTGGCGCCTGCGTGGCGGCCTGCCCGAACGGCTCCTCGATGCTGTTTACTTCTGCGAAGATCACTCACCTGGCCATGCTTCCGCAGGGTCAGCCGGAGCGGATGCGTCGTGTTGAGGCTATGGCTGCGCAGAACGACGCTGAAGGATTCGGTGGCTGCACCAACATTGGTGAGTGCGCCTCGGTGTGCCCGAAAGGTATTCCGCTGGAGTCCATCAGCCAGCTCAACCGCGACCTCATTGCGTCGCTGTTCAAGCACGACGGCAAGGACGACTGA